AGTCTAGGACTGACTGCGGCGGGCGCAGCACTTGTGATGGTGTCGCTGGTGATTGGCAAATTCTCCACTGGTGGCTGGTTTGGTTATCCGCCCTACACGGAGGCGACGTTCAGTCCCGGCGTCGGCCCGGATTACTGGATCTGGGCGCTTTCGTTGGCTTCGCTCGGATCCACCTTCACGGGCATCAACTTTGCCGTCACTATTTATAAGGAGCGAGCGCCCGGCATGAATTTGACGCGGATGCCACTGTTCACGTGGACCGCGCTATGTACCAGCGTCATCATGATTTTCGCGATGCCGCCGTTGACCGTGGCTACGGCGCAACTGGCCCTTGATCGCTATCTTGGGTTCCACTTTTTCACCAATGCCCTTGGTGGCAACATGATGAACTTCGCCAACTTGTTCTGGTTGTTTGGACATCCGGAAGTCTACATCCTGATCCTGCCGGCCTTCGGTGTCTATTCGGAGATCATTTCGACATTTTCCGGCAAGACGCTGTACGGCTACCTATCGCTGGTGATGGCCACCATGGCGATCGCGATCCTGTCGTTCACAGTGTGGCTGCACCACTTCTTCACCATGGGGCAGAGCGCCAACATCAATGCGGTGTTCGGTATCGCTTCGATGCTGATCGGAATTCCCACCGGAGTGAAAATCTATGACTGGATGCTGACGATGTTTCGCGGCAGGGTGCGCTTCACCGTGCCAATGGTCTATTCGATCGGCTTCATCCTGCTTTTTGTTCTCGGTGGCATGACCGGCATCCTGCTGGCTGATCCCACCGTCGATTATCAGGTGCACAACACGGTGTTCCTGGTTGCCCATTTCCACAATGTTGCAGTGCCGGGCGTGTTGTTTGGCATGATTTCCGCCTATCATTTCTGGTTTCCCAAGGCGTTCGGCTTTCGCCTTAACGAGCGCTGGGGCATGCTTTCAGCGTTATGCTGGATCTTCGGGTTCATGCTCGCGTTCTTCCCGCTATATGCGTTGGGACTCATGGGTCTTCCTCGGCGCACGGTGGCCTACGCCCAGCCCTCATATGTGCCGCTCGAATGGGCGGCGTTCCTTGGCGCGCTGCTGATTCTTGTCGCGTTGGCAGCGCTGGCAATACAGCTTTGGGTGT
The Nitrobacter sp. NHB1 genome window above contains:
- a CDS encoding cbb3-type cytochrome c oxidase subunit I, which translates into the protein MLQRPTESNIINGCIATAAASMVVIGAILLVTLLTRYKLWHALWSDWMTSVDHKKIGIMYVTIALVMLVRALIEAALMRGQQAFGLGGGFLSPDHFAQLFSTHGTIMTFFMAMPFLTGIINYVMPLQIGARDVSFPVLNSISLGLTAAGAALVMVSLVIGKFSTGGWFGYPPYTEATFSPGVGPDYWIWALSLASLGSTFTGINFAVTIYKERAPGMNLTRMPLFTWTALCTSVIMIFAMPPLTVATAQLALDRYLGFHFFTNALGGNMMNFANLFWLFGHPEVYILILPAFGVYSEIISTFSGKTLYGYLSLVMATMAIAILSFTVWLHHFFTMGQSANINAVFGIASMLIGIPTGVKIYDWMLTMFRGRVRFTVPMVYSIGFILLFVLGGMTGILLADPTVDYQVHNTVFLVAHFHNVAVPGVLFGMISAYHFWFPKAFGFRLNERWGMLSALCWIFGFMLAFFPLYALGLMGLPRRTVAYAQPSYVPLEWAAFLGALLILVALAALAIQLWVSIKRRNENRVLAGDPWDGRSLEWAVSAPPPEYNFAVIPVVKGRDAFTMSKEDGSAYQRADTYKDIELPKNSAMGPLIGLIGFVLAFGLVWHIWWIVILAFAAAIAAMIIRGFARDTTRIVPAQDVRQQSDRWLNAVAVATAISRADERSPANDGLAQHQANGVVP